The Solanum lycopersicum chromosome 6, SLM_r2.1 genome has a window encoding:
- the LOC138349328 gene encoding uncharacterized protein — MNKRYKQKEIKLLLQNKVSLAGLVETRVKSNNVRSVMQGIAPGWKALHNYEDSPNGRIWLIWDDNWYEVKKINNSAQMIHCQVNERSKGYQFILTVVYGLITIEKRKSLWREMETLAKGISHPWLIVGDFNAIMSPKDRLAGMPVVNNEIKDLGEWVRVLGVTELQWTGNYYTWTNKQCGENRIASRIDRAFGNDEWMDKWGHVRVDYGNPSISDHSSMVLMLQQTLQYGKGSFKFFNVWTEHESFMKLVETIWSKEYGYNKMKQVWSKFKALQPVLKQLNRKEFKYIGNQIEKARMEVTSIQNQLNVQVTDELIM, encoded by the coding sequence ATGAATAAGAGGTATAAGCAGAAGGAGATCAAGCTGCTTTTACAGAATAAAGTGAGTTTAGCTGGCTTAGTAGAAACAAGAGTTAAAAGTAATAATGTGAGATCAGTTATGCAAGGAATAGCACCTGGGTGGAAGGCACTACATAACTATGAGGACAGTCCTAATGGGAGGATATGGCTGATATGGGATGATAATTGGTATGAGGTCAAGAAGATTAACAACTCAGCTCAAATGATTCATTGTCAGGTCAATGAAAGAAGTAAAGGCTACCAATTCATCTTGACTGTAGTGTATGGGCTTATCACAATTGAAAAGAGAAAGAGTTTGTGGAGAGAAATGGAAACTCTAGCTAAAGGCATTAGTCATCCTTGGCTTATAGTAGGGGATTTTAATGCTATAATGTCTCCTAAGGATAGATTAGCAGGGATGCCTGTAGTcaataatgagataaaagatCTAGGTGAATGGGTGAGAGTACTGGGGGTTACTGAATTGCAGTGGACAGGAAACTACTATACTTGGACTAATAAGCAGTGTGGGGAGAATAGAATTGCAAGTAGAATAGATAGAGCCTTTGGAAATGATGAGTGGATGGATAAATGGGGGCATGTTAGAGTAGATTATGGGAATCCCAGTATATCAGATCATAGCTCTATGGTGTTAATGCTTCAACAAACTCTGCAGTATGGGAAAGGTAGCTTTAAATTCTTCAATGTTTGGACTGAGCATGAGAGCTTTATGAAATTGGTAGAAACTATATGGAGTAAAGAATATGGTTATAACAAAATGAAGCAAGTGTGGTCTAAATTTAAAGCTCTTCAACCGGTCCTAAAGCAGTTAAACAGGAAAGAATTCAAGTATATTGGGAACCAGATTGAGAAGGCTAGAATGGAGGTAACAAGTATCCAAAACCAGCTAAATGTTCAAGTTACTGATGAACTGATAATGTAG